One Lentisphaerota bacterium genomic window, ACCGACGAAACCGGCACTCTATAGGATGGCGCCGGGCGGAAGGGCGTGCCCGTTTGCGCCCCCTGACCACCCCAAAGCCCCCTCACTGTCGAAAAACCGCCTGTTTTCGGCCTTTTCTGGCGACTGGTCCATGGCTGCGGAGCGCGTGTAGGCGCAGGTTATCGGCGGCGACGCTCCTTAGGCGAGGATTTGGGACGCATATCTCTCCTTGACAGAAGAGGGCCGTAACAGTATTTTCTGCCCCTACCTACACCCAAAAGGAAGGCACGCATGTACGACGTCTCTGATCTGCGCAAAGGCATCAAACTGCTGATTGACGGAACTCCGTGGTTCGTCACTGATTTTGAATTCAGCAAGCCCGGAAAGGGACAGGCGATCTATAACTGCAAGCTCAAGAACATGCTGAGCGGCAGCACCATGAGCCGCAGCTACCGTTCGGGCGACAAGTTTGACAAGCCCGATCTGAGCCAGCGCCAGGTGCATTTCTCCTATGCGAAGGACGGCATCTACTACTTCACCGACGAGAATTACGAAGAGATCACCATCAGCACCGACGTGCTCGGTCAGAATCGTTTCTTTCTCTGCGAGGACATGGAGTGCGAGGTTCTGTTCTTCGGCTCCCAGCCGATCGACGTGACGCTCCCCAACTTTGTGGAGCGCAAGGTGGTGACCTGTGACCCCGGCGTGCGGGGCAACACCGCATCCGGAAAGGTGACCAAGCCGGCGACCATCGCGGGCGGCTATGAGCTGAACGTGCCCCTCTTTGTCAACGAGGGCGACATGATCCGCATCGACACCCGCGACGGCACCTATGCCGACCGCGTCAGAAGCTAGGCCAGCGCCGCCGCCGCCTCTTTGAGCCTCGCGCGAATCTGGATGTGCTGCGGGCATTTCGGCTCGCACAGGCCGCAGTCGGCGCAGACATCGGCCTTCCGTCCCGGATCCCACGATCCCGCGCCGATGCCGGCATAGCCAGCCTTGGCGGTGGCCCACGAATCGTAGACGCGTCCGCGGTTGTAGCACTCGAAAATCCTTGGAATGGCGACGCCCTGCGGACACGGCATGCAATAATTGCAGCCGGTGCAGTAGAGGTCGGCCATCTTCTTCAGCCGCTCCAATTGCGTCGTGATCGCTGCCTGGTCTGCAGCCGACAACGAAACCGGGTCGGCGCAGATCCGGACGTTTTCTTCCACCATCTGCAGCGTGCCCATCCCCGAAAGCGCCACGGTGACGCCCGGGTTCGCCAGCACAAACCGCAACGCCAGCTCCGGCACGCGCTCGATGCCGGGGACAATTCCGCCCAGCACCGAACTGGTGTCACCCAGGCGCCCGCCAGCCACCGGCCCCATGGCCACCACGCCGATGCCGGCGGCGTGCGCGGCGGCGATCCCCTCCTCCAACTGCCGGTCGAGCAGGTTGTACTGGAGGGTGATGACCGAGGGATAGCCGCTCGCGACCAGCTTCAGCAGGGCGGCGTTGTTGTCGTGGAACGAACAGCAGATGTGCTTGATCAGCCCCTGTTCCTGCGCCTTGCGCATCCACGTCGAGAGGCGGGGCGCCACATGCTCGGCATACGAACCCCCATTGACCCCGTGGTGGTTGTAAATGTCGATGCAGGAGACCTCAAGCCGTTCCAGGCTTTGCTCAAGCAGGGACCACCACGTCTTCTCGTCCTCGCCAAAATAATGGTTCTTGGTGGAAAGGACGATCCGGTCGCGCCACCCTTTGAGCGCGGCGCCGACGACCCGCTGGCTGTCCTGGTTGCAATAGCCGACGGCGGTGTCGATGTAGTTCACGCCCGCCTCAAAGGCCCGGTGGATCATCGGGATCGCCAGATCGCGGTCAATCAACGCGCCAGCCCCCTCGCCCCGCATGGGCAGCCGCATGGCACCGAATCCGAGCTGCGACACCCGCAACCCCGTCTTCCCGAGCGTGCGATAGACCATGCGGATCACCCTTCCGGCTCGGTGATGTTCAGCGCCTTGCCAGCTTTGCGCTTGTCGGCGGTCGCGGCGTTGCGCTTGGCGACCGTCTTGACGCTGGCCTGCTTCTTGCGGCAGGCGCCAGCCGTGCCGAACCGGGCCAGCTTCGGCTCCTTGCTCTGGCGGCGCTTCGCCTCGGGCATCGCGTACCGATATTGCGGCAGCCACTTCGCCTGGGCGACCAGCATGGCGTCGGTCATCTGTGAAATTTCCGGCGGCGTGCAAACCGCGCCGACCAGCGGGTCGAGCATCATCGCCTGTTTCAGCATCGGGACATCGCCGTTGACCGCCGCCTCGACCGCCAGCCGCTGCACGCCCACCGATTGCGAGCAGATCGCCGCGCACGCCATCGGCAAGTCGCCCACCTTGGGGATGCTGATGCCGTTCCGGTCCACATAACCCGGAACTTCGACGATGCAGTCGTCGGGGAGGTTGGTGATGCAGCCGTCGTTGACCACGTTGAAATGGCCGCGATACACGCGTCCCGTCTCCAGTCCTTCGATGATGTAAGACCCATGCTCCTGCGACCGTGAATGGTCGGGCAGGCTCCAGGGTTTTTCCGCCAGGAGTTTGGGGAACTCGGTCTGGAACCAATTGAGCCCCTCGTTGATCACGCGCAGGTAGCCGCCGGTCTCGCCGTGTATCCAACAGCTCATGTCGATCCAGTTCTTGATCTCGGCCGGGCGTTTGCGGTACCAGGCCACGTACTCGGAAAGATGGCCGTTGGATTCCGTGGAGTAATAGCCGAAACGGCGGAGGATGTCGATGCGCACCTTC contains:
- the efp gene encoding elongation factor P, with product MYDVSDLRKGIKLLIDGTPWFVTDFEFSKPGKGQAIYNCKLKNMLSGSTMSRSYRSGDKFDKPDLSQRQVHFSYAKDGIYYFTDENYEEITISTDVLGQNRFFLCEDMECEVLFFGSQPIDVTLPNFVERKVVTCDPGVRGNTASGKVTKPATIAGGYELNVPLFVNEGDMIRIDTRDGTYADRVRS
- a CDS encoding aldo/keto reductase, whose translation is MVYRTLGKTGLRVSQLGFGAMRLPMRGEGAGALIDRDLAIPMIHRAFEAGVNYIDTAVGYCNQDSQRVVGAALKGWRDRIVLSTKNHYFGEDEKTWWSLLEQSLERLEVSCIDIYNHHGVNGGSYAEHVAPRLSTWMRKAQEQGLIKHICCSFHDNNAALLKLVASGYPSVITLQYNLLDRQLEEGIAAAHAAGIGVVAMGPVAGGRLGDTSSVLGGIVPGIERVPELALRFVLANPGVTVALSGMGTLQMVEENVRICADPVSLSAADQAAITTQLERLKKMADLYCTGCNYCMPCPQGVAIPRIFECYNRGRVYDSWATAKAGYAGIGAGSWDPGRKADVCADCGLCEPKCPQHIQIRARLKEAAAALA
- the melA gene encoding alpha-galactosidase, with amino-acid sequence MALKIAFIGAGSLGFTRTLIHDLLSVPEFRDAEFALHDISARNLKMITQLLQRDVRANTLAARVTSTTDRRVAVTGADYVINSARVGGTEAFQTDIDIPLRYGVDQCVGDTLCAGGIMYGQRGIAAMLDWCADIRELAKPNVLLLNYGNPNAMLTWAANTYGGVPAIGLCHGVMGGHWQISNVIERLINKGRKPEDKRYEKVAMRDVDIICAGINHQTWYVQVLYKGESWLDRLLEGFETHPEFSRTEKVRIDILRRFGYYSTESNGHLSEYVAWYRKRPAEIKNWIDMSCWIHGETGGYLRVINEGLNWFQTEFPKLLAEKPWSLPDHSRSQEHGSYIIEGLETGRVYRGHFNVVNDGCITNLPDDCIVEVPGYVDRNGISIPKVGDLPMACAAICSQSVGVQRLAVEAAVNGDVPMLKQAMMLDPLVGAVCTPPEISQMTDAMLVAQAKWLPQYRYAMPEAKRRQSKEPKLARFGTAGACRKKQASVKTVAKRNAATADKRKAGKALNITEPEG